The Candidatus Neomarinimicrobiota bacterium DNA window GCGCGAACGTGGAACTGGTGGTCTTCACTGAGGCGATAGTCCAGGTTACCGGCGAAGCCGTAGCGATTCCGCTCCACCGAATAGTCCCGGAGGTCAAGATCCAGCAGGGCCCAATCAATTTCCGTACCGGCGGTGTCTTCAACGCCGCCCCAATCCATCTCGTTATTGTCTGAACCGCGAGGGTAATGGTAGAAATTGCCGCCGAAGGTGATGCCGATGTTTTTCTTGGCCCCAAACACGTCAGCGAAGGTGAAATCCCCCTGGAAAAGGGACGTCCCCATCAATTGGCTGTAGCCGCTGCCACCAGAAATCTTCAGTAGCCGCTTGCTGTAGTCGAAAGCGCTTCGGGTAACCATGTTCACCGATCCGCCGATAGCATCACCGTCCATATCTGGTGTGGGCGCCTTGGTTACTTCGATAGAAGCGAGCTGGTTAACCGAGACGACATCCAGCGTGACAGAGCGGTCCTCACTTTCTGGTGATGCGATCCTTTCGCCGTTCACGGACACCGCGTTAAGGCGGGCCTCCGTGCCCCGGAGGAGAATGAACCGCCCCTCTCCCTGGTCGCGGGTGATCGAGACGGCGGGAATGCGCTGGAGCACCTCGGCGGTGTTCAGATCAGGGAAGCGTTCCATCTGTTCCCGGGCGACGACGTTCATGATGTTGGGTGCGACCTTCTGCTGGCTGAGGGCTTTGGCCTGGCCATGCCTCAGCCCTTCGACCACGATCTCACCCAGCTCAACGTACGTCGGCTGCAACTGAACGTCCTGGGTTATTCCCTCATCCGGAACAGTGAGATCGACGGTAAAATCCTCATAGCCCACATAGGTGACCATCAGAACATAGGTCCCGGGAGGGATATTCGCAATCCGGTAGGTTCCCGTTCGGTCACTGGCGGCACCATACCTGGTACCCTCCAGCGTTACGTTTGCTCCGGGGAGAAAGCTGCCGGTATTGGTATCCGTGACCCGACCGGTGATGGTAGCCGCCCCCAGCATTTGGGAGGTTAGTGTACTGATTATTAGGATCTTAAGGATGGTTGATATAATTGAGATTCGGTAGGTCTTCATAAGTTCCTCCAAATACTTAAATTGGTCCCTTCAACGCCCCATCCATCAATATATATTCCAGCGACTGGCGCAGTCGGGCGGGAGCCCTCGTTAATGTCCATATGTATATACATTAATTACTGTGAAGGATACGAAAAGAATATACGCAAGTCAAGCCATTATTGGAGACAAGCACATCAGAATGTCTGCCTGGCTGAAAGTGGCCTTTCGATTTCGATAAAGCCTTGTTCTCAAATAATATTGGGCGAAGGAAGGAGCATAACTGTATTTCCCCCGTCATGAAATTTATTGCCTGTTAGGATTGCTTACATCAAGTTATTACCGCTCAATGGGGCTTCTTTTGTGCCGTAGCCATAAAAACTTGATTCGGGAGTATTCTCTCCTTATTATTGTATAGACAATTAGACAATAACGAAAGATCACACCAGTGATTATCGATAGAGACAGTCCGATCCCCCAGTATTTCCAGCTCCAGACCTGGCTGATGGAGCAGATTGAGCAGGGGATCTTCAAGCCTGGGGATCGAATCCCTACCGAAGAGGAGCTTAGCCAAATGGCCGGCCTGGCCCGGGCCACTGTTCGGCAGGCTATCGGCAATCTGGTGAATATGGGCCTTCTGAACCGGAAGAAACGGCTGGGTACTTTCGTACAAATCCAGAGAACTGCCACCGAGAAACAGACGATTATCGGTATTTGCATTCCCGATATCCGGCACGGGTATGCCCCGGAGCTGGCGCGCGGTGCGGAAGACGAGGCTGCCAGTCACAAGCACAGCCTGATTCTCTGCAATACCGATGACTCCTATCTGAAGGCCGAATATCATGCCAATCGTTTGATCGAACACTCAGTCAGCGGGGTGATTTTCATACCGACGGCTGCTTCGGATGAAAGAAATCGCCTGATTGTTGAAAAATTCACCAAGCGCGGAATACCGGTCGTCCTGGCCGACCGGACCATTCCGAACCTGGAAATTGACCATGTGACCACCGACAATTTTAACGGCGGCTACAGCATTACCAATTATCTCATCGAGAAGGGGCATCAACGGATTGCTATCGTCCTGGGTAGCCTGTTCAGCACGGAGCGGGAACGACTGGCAGGCTACAAGGCGGCCCTGGCAGAGCATGGTATCCCGATCAATCCGGCGATCATTATCGCCGACGCAGGCCCGTTTATCAAGGAGCGGTATCGGGAATTCGCCCAGTCACTTCTCAGACAAAAGAGAAATTTCACCGCCGTCTTCGCCGGGCATGATCGAATCGCGCTATTATTCTATGCTGTTGCAAGGCAATTAGGCCTCGCTATCCCCGACGATATATCGTTGGTGGGATACGATGATCTACCCTTTATAACGATATCGCTCACGACTATGCACCAGCCTATCTACGAGATGGGGCAGGAGAGCTTGAGGCTGATCCTGTCGCGTATTCAAGGCGAGATCACGGAACCCAAGCACGTGGTACTGAAATCGCACCTGGTAGAGCGTTCATCCGTACTTGCGCTAGCAAAAGATATTTCTGATAACGAACCCTCTATAGTCACCAGTATGGAAAAGGAACAAATATGAAAGCGGCAACTCTCTTTGCTGAATGGGATCCCAGGCCGGAATTCAAGTTGGGAGCCAAAGACATTGAAGGCAAATTGACCTATTTGGGCAGCAAGGTGTGGCGGCATCCCCGGATAGAGATTATCGAGAAGGACCTACCTGTACCCGGCTCGACCGAAGTATTGATTGAGGTGAAGGCCTGCGGGATCTGTGGCAGTGATGTTCACATGCGCCAGAGCGATGACAGCGGCTATATTTTTTATCCCGGCTTGACCGCGTTCCCCGCAACGCTGGGCCATGAATTTTCCGGGGTCGTTGTGGATGCCGGCGAGGAGGCAAGAAATAAGCGGACGGGTAGAAAATATGAAGCTGGCGAGGCCGTCTGTTCCGAAGAGATGATCTGGTGTGCCCAGTGTAAGCCCTGTGCTGACGGTTTCCCCAACCACTGCGAGCGTCTGGAGGAACTTGGCTTCTCCATCGACGGGGCCTACAGCCAATACGTCAAGGTTGATGCCCGCTACGTCTGGAGCCTTGAGGGATTACGGGGTCAATATGGTGAAGAAAAGATGTTTGAGTTGGGCAGTCTGGTGGAACCGACGTCGGTGGCCTATAACGCTGTAATCGAGCGTGGTGGTGGGATCAGGGCCGGCGAAAATGTGGTCATCCTGGGTGGTGGGCCGATTGGCGCTGCCGCCTGTGCCGTCCTGAAACGCTCCGGCGCTGCCGCTGTGATCCTGTCCGAACCATCCGGGTCACGCCGTGAAATGGCTCTCACTATGGGTGCGACTCACGCCGTTGATCCGACCAAAGTGAACGCGGCGGAAGCGGTCCTGGACATCACCAACGGCGTCGGAGCCAGGATCATTCTTGAAGCCACCGGCTTGCCCAGCATTGTGTGGCCGGACGTAGAAAGGATCATCTGGGAAGGCCGAGCTGTGAACACAACCGTGGTCCTGGTGGCCCGTGCCGATGACCGCATCCAGTTGAACGGAGAGGTTCTCCAGGTCCGCCGGGCCAATGTGGTCGGCTCACAGGGCCATTCCGGTCACGGTACTTTCCCGAATGTGATCAGCTGCATGGCCTCGGGCATGGATGTCTCACCGATGATTACTAAAAGAATCGGCCTGGATGAAGTGGATCAAAATCTGGTGATGCTTCAGACCGACCGCAACGAAGTGAAGATTACTATCAAGGACTTTGACTGAAACCTGAAAAAGGATAAGAAAGGGTGATAAAATGACTGAGTGGCTTACCACTGATCGCGAAGACCTTCGCTTTGAGGATACGTCAGTCGGCCGTTTGAAGAAGAAAATCTGGGAGGCCTCCGAGCAGGAGATTGACCGGATCCTGGCCGATTATGGCATCCCGTCCCCATCGGAGCTGAGCAAAGCGGGGACTTATATCCAGACGACTATACGCCATGAGGTGGTTGAGAATCGGAAGAAGAATGACATCGTTTTCATTCCCGTGGGTAGCACCGAGCAGCATGGCCGCCATACCGTCACTGCTCTGGACATATTCATGGTAACCCAGATCCTGGAAGGTGTCCGCAGATTCACCGCAAAGCGGGGGGCTCCGGTTAATCTGGTATGGTCGCCCCTTCTCTATGGTGGCCATCCGCATCACCACATCGGTATGCCCGGTACGATCCATCTGGAGGACGAAGTCGTCAAACGGGTTCTGATCGATGTGATGGTGGGACTCTGGAACGATGGTTTTCGCAAGCAGATCATCATCAACAATCATGGTCAGCAATGGCTATTGGAAGCCGCCATCCAGGAGCTGCAGAAGACCTGGAACCTGCCGGGAATTTTTCGGGTGATTGATTGGCATCGGGCTGTGCGCGAGTTTTTCCGGACCAGGGATCGTGGGGGTGACTGGGAAGATGACTTCGTCCATGCTGATGAGGCGGAAACTTCGGTCATGCTGTTGATGGCACCCGAATACGTCGACCTACCCCGTGCTCAGGAGACACGGGTGGAAGGGTACTTGCCGGATGGGCATTTTGATAAAGCGGTTGATCCATTTGCGCGACCCAGCAAATGGTCTGAAGGTCAGGGACATTTCCCCATCGAATTGGCCTCTGTGCCTGAGGGGGTTGTCGGCCGGCCCACCATCAGTAGCGCTAAGAAAGCCAGAAGGACGATTGCGGCTATTTTATCCTACCTCACCCTGGTAAACGATGAGATTTTAAAAGCCTTTCCTGCCGGTAAATTGCCGCCCGTTGCAGAAACCACGATGAGAACTGAAAAGGAGATGGAGCCCTATTTGAAAGAGCCGTTTACGGAAGGTTGGCGTCCGATCTATGCCATTCGGAAGCTGGGACTATAGGTCGTTTGAAGCTCAGCATCGTCCTTTCGACGCAACCGGCATCATTTTCCGCTCTGGCCTACAAGGGGCGATTAGCGGGGAATATCGCCAAGATCAAAAGCCTGGGCTATGACGGGGTCGAACTGGCTATTCGCGATCCGGGCTCCTTTGACCTATCGGCACTAAATTCCCTGCTCACTAAACACGCTCTGCCGGTGCCTGCCATAGGGACGGGGCAAGCGTTCGGGGAAGAAGGTCTATCCTTCATCCATCCGGAGGCGTCCATCCGCAGGAAAGCGATCGATCGTATCAAAGCGCACATGAGTCTGGCTGATAAGCTAGGGTCAATTGTTATCATTGGCCTGGTTCGCGGGAAAAAGGGACCGGATACGAGTGACGATCAGGCAGAACGCTGGTTGAGGGCGGCTATGACAGAATGCGCCTCGGAAAACAGGATGGTGAAATTGGCCATCGAACCCATAAACCGCTACGAGACCGACCTGATCAACACCGTGGCTTCAGGTTTAAGGCTGCTGGATGCTATCGGCCTGGATAATGTTGGACTCCTGCTCGATACATTCCATATGAATATTGAAGAGCCCTCCCTGATCGGGAGTATGATTGCGGCCAGAGAGCGGCTGTTTCATTTCCACATCGCCGACTCCAATCGCTGGTACCCTGGAGCGGGCCACATTGACTTTGCCGAAATCTGCAACACACTGAGTTCCATCGGTTACCAGGGCTTTGTGTCGGCGGAGATTCTGCCGCTTCCCGATCCGGATACTGCCGCGAAAAAAACGGTTGAATATATGCGGGGGCTGGCCAGCTAACGCATATTTCGGCCACGAGAGCAATCCTTGAAACGCCGCGGTAGTTGCCGCCCTACAGCATGATGAGCCTAGTTTCATGAAAAACGACACCGTCTTGGAAATGCGTCATATTCGGAAGACCTTTCCCGGTGTGGTCGCACTGGACGATGTCCGGTTTGAGCTCGAACGGGGGGAGGTTCATATCCTCCTGGGTGAAAACGGCGCCGGTAAGTCCACCCTGGTCAAGATACTGAGCGGCGCTTATCAGAAGACCGGGGGGCAGATTATTCTTAACGGCCGGGAGACGAACATAAGAAGTCCCAGGCACGCCCAGGAGTTGGGCATTGCTATCATTTATCAGGAATTCAATCTGGTCCCGCAATTATCTGCCGGGGAGAATATCTTCCTGGGCCGCGAGCAGATTCAGATTCCGGGCCTGATCAATCAAAGGGAAATATTTACCTCGGCACAGAGCATCCTGGACGACCTGGGTGTTGAGATCGATGCCCGCAAGCCGGTGGGCGAATTGGGCGTGGCCCAACAGCAGATGGTTGAGGTTGCGAAAGCCCTGTCCCTGGATGCCAGAGTCCTGATCATGGACGAGCCCACCTCGGCTCTTACCGAAAATGAGATAACGGAGCTCTTTAGTGCCATCCGCCAGCTGAAGCGGAAGGGGGTCTCGATAATCTATATATCACACCGGCTGGAAGAGCTGTTTGAGATCGGCGACCGGGTTACCGTATTGCGCGATGGAAAATATGTCGGTACTCGCGATGTATCGGAGGTCACCAAATCAGAACTCATCAGCATGATGGTGAACCGGGAGCTGAAAGCGCATTTCCCCAAGCAGAAAGCTGTCACAGGGGAGGAGGTACTGCGCGTAAGCGGTCTGAGCCGAAAAGGAGTGCTGTACGATATCAGTTTTTCGGTTCACCGGGGAGAGGTACTGGGAGTCGCCGGTCTGTTGGGCTCCGGGCGTACCGAATTGGCGCGGTCCTTGTTCGGTGCGGAGAAGATCGATTCAGGTGAGATTTACATCAAGGGGAAGCGCCAGAGGATTAAGTCGCCCCGCCGGGCTATCAATCTGGGGGTCGGGTTGCTCACAGAGGACCGCAAGTCGCAAGGGCTGATCATGATCCTCTCCGCCAAGGATAACATCTGCCTTCCCAGTGTGGAACGGCTTTCCAGATTAGGTTTCGTTGACATCAGGGAGGAGAGCCAGGTTGCCGCCCAATATGTCAGGGACTTGCGCATTAAAACCCCCAGCCTGCATCAGCAGGTCATGTTCCTGAGTGGCGGCAATCAGCAGAAAGTGGTGATCAGCAAGTGGCTTTGTTGCCAGGCGGATATTCTCATATTCGATGAACCTACCCGGGGCATCGATGTGGGTTCGAAAGTAGAGATTTATCAGTTGATGAATCGACTTACAGCGCAGGGTGTGGCCATCATAATGATTTCATCGGAATTGCCCGAGATCCTGGGTATGAGCGACCGGGTTATGGTGATGAACCAGGGGCGGATCGCCGGGGAGTTTTCCGCCCGGGAGGCTACCCAGGAGAAGATCTTGCACTGTGCCCTGGGAGGGGCAGCATGACCCCCAGAGATTTTCTGCTGCACTACGGGCGGCAGTTCGGCACCCTGATCGGGCTGCTGGGTTTGATCATTACCCTCTGGATCCTGACGCCCTATTTCCTGACCATCTCCAATCTGCTGAACGTTGCCCAGCAGACTTCTATCAACGCCATCATCGCCGTAGGCATGACCTTCGTCATTATCACCGCCGGGATCGACCTGTCAGTGGGGTCCATTGTGGCCTTTTCCGGGGTGGTACTCGCGAGTGCCCTGCAGGCCGCCATCCCCTTGCCGATAGCAATTTTGATTGGTTTAGTAGTGGGTGCTTTTTGCGGGCTGGTAAACGGCATGCTCATAACTTACGGTCGCCTGCCGCCCTTCATATCGACACTGGGCATGATGAGTGTGGCGCGGGGAGCGGCCCTGCTTTACACCGGGGGCCGGCCGATTTCCGGCTTCTCATCAGGTTTCCGCTATCTGGCGACGGGAGAAATTCTGCATATACCGGTCCCGGTGATCATTATGGTGCTGGTCTACGTTATCGCCCATGTGGTTTTGACCCGCACCAAATTAGGCCGCTACACCTATGCCATCGGGGGCAACGAGGAAGCCGCGGTGCTGTCCGGTGTGAACGTGAAGTACTATAAGGCCGTGGTGTACGGTCTGTGCGGGATGCTGAGCGGACTGGCCGCCATCATTCTGACCGCGCGGTTAAACTCGGCCCAACCAATTGCCGGCATGATGTATGAACTGGACGCCATAGCGGCTACCGTGATCGGCGGCACCAGCCTGATGGGCGGCGAAGGACGGGTTATCGGAACCCTGATCGGAGCCCTGATCATGGGTGTCCTGAGAAACGGGCTTAATCTCTTAGGAGTCTCCTCCTTCGTCCAGCAGACCGTTATCGGTTCCGTGATCATCATCGCGGTGTTGATGGATATGGCCTTGAAAAAGCAGCGCAAATAAAAAAGGGGTGCATCCGAAAATGAGTAAATGTAAGCACATCATCTTTCTACTGGCCGGAGTATCGCTGCTTGCTATCAGCACCTGTGGACGGGGCGATAAGTCAGCGGCTGACGGCTTTACCATTGCCCTCGTTATGAAGACCCTGAATAATCCCTTTTTCATCGATATGCAAAGGGGTGCCGAGGGTGCCGCCTCAAAATTGGGGGTAAACCTGGTCGTGCAAGCGGCCGAACGTGAGGTGGATGTTGAAAAACAGATGCAGATCATTGAGAACCTGATACAGCGGAAAGTAGACGCGATCTGTGTAACCCCGAGCGGTTCCAAGGAAATCGTCCCGGCTATTGTGAAGGCCAATCGCGCCGGGATCCCCATTCTGGTGGTCGATACCCGTGTGGATGCCGCCACGCTTGAGGAGTCCGGCGGTCAGGTAGCCACTTTCATCGGTTCCGACAACGTGGAAGGTGGAAGAATTGCCGCTGAATACCTCGTTAAGCGACTGGAGGGTGAAGGCAAGGTAGCCATCCTCGAGGGGATTCCCGGCCATGAGACCGGTGACGCCCGGCTGAGCGGCTTCCATCAGGTGGTGGATCAGATCCCGGGCATTGAAATTGTAGCCTCCCAGACGGCCAACTGGGAGAGGGACCAGGGATTCAACGTCTTCCAGAATATCCTTCAGTCCCATCCCGGGGTTCAGGCCCTGTTTACCTGCAGTGACCTGATGGCCCTGGGGGCAATCGAAGCCATTGCCGCCGCCGGGAAGACCGGTGACTTGATCGTGGTGGGATTTGACGCGCTCCCCGAAGCACGGGAGGCCATTTTGGAGGGTACCATGGATGGCTCGGTGGCCCAGCATCCAGCCGAAATGGGGAAACTCGCCATTGAAAATGCATATCGTTTGCTCAACGGCCAGAGTATCCCTGGAGAAATACCGGTCACAATAGAACTGATCACAAGGCAAAACGCAGGTTCGATTTAAACTACCCCAATCAGGCGATAAACGACGATTTAATGCGGGGAATGATTCCTTCGTTTCGGTCTTAATACTAAGGTACGAAAATTATGGCGAAGAGACAGATCGTAGCCGGACTAATCGGTGCGGGACGCATCGGCAGGATGCACGCCAGCAACATTGTTCGCCATCTCCCTGATGTATCGTTAAAGACGGTGGCGGACTGCGAGCTGGACGAAGAGTGGGCCAGGTCGCTTGGGATTCCTATCGGTGCTGATCACCGACGAAAGATCCTGGAAGACCCCGAAATCGAGGCGGTTGTCATCGCAACCCCTTCTGACACCCACGTAGATATGATCAAAGCAGCCGCTCTGGCTGGCAAGCAGATTTTCTGCGAGAAGCCCATCGCCTTCACGGCGGAAAAG harbors:
- a CDS encoding carboxypeptidase-like regulatory domain-containing protein, whose product is MKTYRISIISTILKILIISTLTSQMLGAATITGRVTDTNTGSFLPGANVTLEGTRYGAASDRTGTYRIANIPPGTYVLMVTYVGYEDFTVDLTVPDEGITQDVQLQPTYVELGEIVVEGLRHGQAKALSQQKVAPNIMNVVAREQMERFPDLNTAEVLQRIPAVSITRDQGEGRFILLRGTEARLNAVSVNGERIASPESEDRSVTLDVVSVNQLASIEVTKAPTPDMDGDAIGGSVNMVTRSAFDYSKRLLKISGGSGYSQLMGTSLFQGDFTFADVFGAKKNIGITFGGNFYHYPRGSDNNEMDWGGVEDTAGTEIDWALLDLDLRDYSVERNRYGFAGNLDYRLSEDHQFHVRA
- a CDS encoding GntR family transcriptional regulator, which translates into the protein MIIDRDSPIPQYFQLQTWLMEQIEQGIFKPGDRIPTEEELSQMAGLARATVRQAIGNLVNMGLLNRKKRLGTFVQIQRTATEKQTIIGICIPDIRHGYAPELARGAEDEAASHKHSLILCNTDDSYLKAEYHANRLIEHSVSGVIFIPTAASDERNRLIVEKFTKRGIPVVLADRTIPNLEIDHVTTDNFNGGYSITNYLIEKGHQRIAIVLGSLFSTERERLAGYKAALAEHGIPINPAIIIADAGPFIKERYREFAQSLLRQKRNFTAVFAGHDRIALLFYAVARQLGLAIPDDISLVGYDDLPFITISLTTMHQPIYEMGQESLRLILSRIQGEITEPKHVVLKSHLVERSSVLALAKDISDNEPSIVTSMEKEQI
- the iolM gene encoding scyllo-inosose 3-dehydrogenase, encoding MKAATLFAEWDPRPEFKLGAKDIEGKLTYLGSKVWRHPRIEIIEKDLPVPGSTEVLIEVKACGICGSDVHMRQSDDSGYIFYPGLTAFPATLGHEFSGVVVDAGEEARNKRTGRKYEAGEAVCSEEMIWCAQCKPCADGFPNHCERLEELGFSIDGAYSQYVKVDARYVWSLEGLRGQYGEEKMFELGSLVEPTSVAYNAVIERGGGIRAGENVVILGGGPIGAAACAVLKRSGAAAVILSEPSGSRREMALTMGATHAVDPTKVNAAEAVLDITNGVGARIILEATGLPSIVWPDVERIIWEGRAVNTTVVLVARADDRIQLNGEVLQVRRANVVGSQGHSGHGTFPNVISCMASGMDVSPMITKRIGLDEVDQNLVMLQTDRNEVKITIKDFD
- the iolN gene encoding 3-dehydro-scyllo-inosose hydrolase → MTEWLTTDREDLRFEDTSVGRLKKKIWEASEQEIDRILADYGIPSPSELSKAGTYIQTTIRHEVVENRKKNDIVFIPVGSTEQHGRHTVTALDIFMVTQILEGVRRFTAKRGAPVNLVWSPLLYGGHPHHHIGMPGTIHLEDEVVKRVLIDVMVGLWNDGFRKQIIINNHGQQWLLEAAIQELQKTWNLPGIFRVIDWHRAVREFFRTRDRGGDWEDDFVHADEAETSVMLLMAPEYVDLPRAQETRVEGYLPDGHFDKAVDPFARPSKWSEGQGHFPIELASVPEGVVGRPTISSAKKARRTIAAILSYLTLVNDEILKAFPAGKLPPVAETTMRTEKEMEPYLKEPFTEGWRPIYAIRKLGL
- the iolO gene encoding 5-keto-L-gluconate epimerase — its product is MKLSIVLSTQPASFSALAYKGRLAGNIAKIKSLGYDGVELAIRDPGSFDLSALNSLLTKHALPVPAIGTGQAFGEEGLSFIHPEASIRRKAIDRIKAHMSLADKLGSIVIIGLVRGKKGPDTSDDQAERWLRAAMTECASENRMVKLAIEPINRYETDLINTVASGLRLLDAIGLDNVGLLLDTFHMNIEEPSLIGSMIAARERLFHFHIADSNRWYPGAGHIDFAEICNTLSSIGYQGFVSAEILPLPDPDTAAKKTVEYMRGLAS
- a CDS encoding sugar ABC transporter ATP-binding protein — its product is MKNDTVLEMRHIRKTFPGVVALDDVRFELERGEVHILLGENGAGKSTLVKILSGAYQKTGGQIILNGRETNIRSPRHAQELGIAIIYQEFNLVPQLSAGENIFLGREQIQIPGLINQREIFTSAQSILDDLGVEIDARKPVGELGVAQQQMVEVAKALSLDARVLIMDEPTSALTENEITELFSAIRQLKRKGVSIIYISHRLEELFEIGDRVTVLRDGKYVGTRDVSEVTKSELISMMVNRELKAHFPKQKAVTGEEVLRVSGLSRKGVLYDISFSVHRGEVLGVAGLLGSGRTELARSLFGAEKIDSGEIYIKGKRQRIKSPRRAINLGVGLLTEDRKSQGLIMILSAKDNICLPSVERLSRLGFVDIREESQVAAQYVRDLRIKTPSLHQQVMFLSGGNQQKVVISKWLCCQADILIFDEPTRGIDVGSKVEIYQLMNRLTAQGVAIIMISSELPEILGMSDRVMVMNQGRIAGEFSAREATQEKILHCALGGAA
- a CDS encoding ABC transporter permease, which codes for MTPRDFLLHYGRQFGTLIGLLGLIITLWILTPYFLTISNLLNVAQQTSINAIIAVGMTFVIITAGIDLSVGSIVAFSGVVLASALQAAIPLPIAILIGLVVGAFCGLVNGMLITYGRLPPFISTLGMMSVARGAALLYTGGRPISGFSSGFRYLATGEILHIPVPVIIMVLVYVIAHVVLTRTKLGRYTYAIGGNEEAAVLSGVNVKYYKAVVYGLCGMLSGLAAIILTARLNSAQPIAGMMYELDAIAATVIGGTSLMGGEGRVIGTLIGALIMGVLRNGLNLLGVSSFVQQTVIGSVIIIAVLMDMALKKQRK
- a CDS encoding sugar ABC transporter substrate-binding protein translates to MSKCKHIIFLLAGVSLLAISTCGRGDKSAADGFTIALVMKTLNNPFFIDMQRGAEGAASKLGVNLVVQAAEREVDVEKQMQIIENLIQRKVDAICVTPSGSKEIVPAIVKANRAGIPILVVDTRVDAATLEESGGQVATFIGSDNVEGGRIAAEYLVKRLEGEGKVAILEGIPGHETGDARLSGFHQVVDQIPGIEIVASQTANWERDQGFNVFQNILQSHPGVQALFTCSDLMALGAIEAIAAAGKTGDLIVVGFDALPEAREAILEGTMDGSVAQHPAEMGKLAIENAYRLLNGQSIPGEIPVTIELITRQNAGSI